The following is a genomic window from Strix aluco isolate bStrAlu1 chromosome 27, bStrAlu1.hap1, whole genome shotgun sequence.
cgccgccgccgccctgagCGCGCTGCTCCGCTCCCTGCAGCGCCCCGCCCGCAGCCCGGGGGCCCCCCCCCAGCCGCAGAGGTGAGCGGGAccggggggggcacccaggggttTGGGGACCCCCCGGGGTGGGGAAGGAGCCGGGTGGTTTGGGGACACCCAGAGGGGACGAGTGGGGGCGGCCTGGCCGGTGCTGGGGGGTCCCGTTTGTGTCCATCTGTCCAGAATGTCCCGTGTCTGTCCCCAAATGTCCCATGTGTGTCCCCAAACATCCCAAGTCTATCCCCAAATGTCCCATGTCTGTCCCCAAATGTCTCGTGTCTGTCCCCAAACATCCTGTGTCTGTCCCCAAATGTCCCATGTCTGTCCCAAAATGTCCCGTGTCTGTCCCCAAACATCCTGTGTCTGTCCCCAAATGTCCCGTGTGTGTCCCCAAACATCCCAAGTCTATCCCCAAATGTCTTGTGTCTGTCCCCAAATGTCTCGTGTCTGTCCCCAAACATCCTGTGTCTGTCCCCAAATGTCCCATGTCTGTCCCAAAATGTCCCGTGTCTGTCCCCAAACATCCCAAGTCTGTCCCCAAATATcccatgtctgtctgtccccaaaTATcccatgtctgtctgtccccaaaTGTCCCATGTCTGTCCCCAAACATCCCGTGTCTGTCCCCAAATGTCTTGTGTCTGTCCCCAACCATCCCAAGTCTGTCCCCAAATATcccatgtctgtctgtccccaaaTATcccatgtctgtctgtccccaaaTATCCCATGTCTGTCCCCAAATGCcccatgtctgtctgtccccaaaTATCCCAAGTCTGTCCCCAAACATCCCGGGTCTGTCTGTCCCCATCCAAGTCCCTCAGTCCGTTTatccatctgtctgtccatcccgCTGTTCCCACCCGTCCCTCCCCAGCACTGACTCCGTCCCCTTCCATCTGTCTGTCCCCGTCATGCCTGTccctgtccatctgtccatccccCTCCATCCCTCTGGATCCCccccctctgtccccatccctcccgGTGCATCCCTGTCCATCCTCCATGTCCGTCTGTCCAtccgtccccatccctgtccatCCATCCCCCTCCATGTCCgtccatccccatccctgtccgtCCAtccgtccccatccctgtccatCCATCCTCCTCcatgtccgtctgtccgtccatccccatccctgtccatCCATCCTCCCCCATGTCcgtctgtccccatccctgtctgtCCATCCCCCTCCATGTCCATCTGTCCgtccgtccccatccctgtccgtccatccatccccatccctgtccatCCATCCTCCCCCATGTCcgtctgtccccatccctgtccatCCATCCTCCTCCATGTCCGTCTGTCCAtccgtccccatccctgtctgTCCATCCCCCTCcatgtccgtctgtccgtccgtccccatccctgtccatCCATCCTCCTCCATGTCCgtccgtccccatccctgtccgTCCATCCCCCTCcatgtccgtctgtccgtccgtccccatccctgtccgtccgtccgtcctgCCCGGGGGTACCAGCATTGCGTGTCCCCCGCGGCAGGTTcgggcgggggctgcagggggggacCCCGGCCCGGCTCAGCCCCCGCAGTTGGGACCCTCCGGCCGCCCCGTTCTGGACCATGGCGACGCCGCAGCGTTTCGGCCGCCGCCGCTGAgctccgtccgtccgtccgtccgtccgtctgtccggcCCTGGAGCCGTCTGTCTGCAAAACCGTCCCTGAGTCCGTCCGTGAGTCCACCCGAGTCCGTCCGTGGGTCCGTCCGTCCCCCAATAAACTGGCGCCGCTCCCCCCCTTAACGCTCGCTCTGGTTTTGCCcctgggggggtgagggggtggggggcacctgTGCCCCTTCggccccccaacacccccctcacccccccaaaaaGACACCGACGCGGGGAGTTTACAAACCCCCCCCCAGCTTTATTCCCGGGGGGGCTGGTTGGCACCTGGGGACCCTCCTCACCCCCTGGCAGTGgttgaggagggagggggggtagGACAGAGGGTGCCCCCAGGGCCTTGAGGTCTGTCCGGGCTCCTCTCTGCTGGGGGGGGGCCCCAcgtctgtccgtctgtccgtgGGCGCAGCACGGGGGGGTCTGTCTGCGTGTCCGTGGGTGGCTTTGGGGGTACCCACCGGAGAAACTCCGCGTGTCGGTCGGCGAATCCAAGTCTGTGGGTCCATCGGGAGCGTCCGTGGGTCCATCCGGGGTGTCGTGGGTGGATGGGGGGGCGTAGGGGGGGTTTATTTGCCCCCCGCCATGATGCGGAGGTACTGGAGGGCGTTGCGGGCGGCCTGGGAGCGGGCGCCGTCGCGGGAGGGGGCTGCGCCGTGACACACCGTGGCCGGTTGCGTCGAGAGTTCCACCAAGCACTGGTGCAGCCCGCTGAGGCTCAGCGCAtctgtggggggggggacacatgcACCCATACACCCCCcgtcaccccaaaacaccccccacccatcacaaaacaacccccccaacaCCCCGAGCTGGGGTTGGGGTGctcagagagaaagaggagaaggaggaagaggaggaggagtagggggggggggggctgctcaCCGATGTCGAGGTAGCTGATGGCGAAGCTCTGCTCCTCGGAGAGCTCCTGGAGGAGGGCGCAGGCCCccgcacccatgggtgccagcgGGTGACTCCGCAGCTGCACGATCTTCTCGCCCGCCGAGTTGCGCAGCGAGTCCCAGGTGCAGCCGGGCGCTCGCCCTCGTAGCCCCTCCAGCCTGGGGCCTGCCtgtgggggggggtgaggggggacacATAGGGTGCTTGGGGACAGTCCTCACCCCGCCCCGTGGGGATTGTGGGGTGCAGGGAGCACCCACAGTCCCCATACACCCAAGGGACAcggagggagggggcggggagcggggacccGCTGGACACCCCACGTGGGGCTTGGGGACTGTGGGGACACTGAAATGGGGGGGCTCGGGGACCACCAGGACACCCCCTCCACCCCGTGCAGGGGCACCCTGGAGGTTGCAGGGCCATAGGGACCctgcatggggacaccctggggacaccccccacAAAGGGACAAGGGGGCTCAGGGACCCTCATGTGGGGCCACATCAGGAAGGTGggagctgttgggatcccccatGGGGACCCCCCAGGGGACAAGAGGGCTCAGGGACCCCTGGGAATGTGGGGGCTGTTGAGACCCCTCATGGGGATCCCCCATGGGACCCCAAATCCAGAGGGTCCCCACCCAGGTCACCCTTGGgtgtccccctgccctgctgccccccaacTTTAATCATTGGGGGTCCAGGAAACAGGGGTACGGAGGTGCCCGTGTCCCCCATTAACCCCTCGGGGTGGCCATGTCACCCCTGTTAACCCCTTGGGTTGACCTTGGGGTGCCCATGTCCCCTGTTAATCTCATGAGGTGACCTTGGGGGTGCCCGTGTCCCCCCTGTTAACCCCTTGGGGTAACTTTGGGGGTGCCTGTGTCCCCCATTAACCCCCTGAGGTGGTCTCGGGGTGCCCGTGTCCCCTGTTAACTCCTCAGGGTGTCCCCCACTGACCCTCAGGGTGGCCATGTCCTTCCCATTAACCCCTTGGGGTGCCCATGTCCCCCATTAACCCCTCAGGGTGACGCTGGGGGTGCCTATGTCCCCCTTTAAACCCTCAGGGTGACTTTGGGGTGCCTGTGTCCCCTGTTAACACCTTGGGGTGACCTTGAGGGTGCCCGTGTCCCCCATTAACGCCCCCAGGGTAACCTCAGGGTGACCACGTCCCCCATTAACCCCCTGGGGTGGCCTCAGGGTGCCCGTGTCCCCTGTTAAATCCTCAGGGTGACCTTGGGTGCCCATATCCCCCCCATTAACCCTCCAGGGTGGCCTCGGGGTGCCCGTGTCCCCCCCAATAACCTCTCAGAGTGGCCTCAGGGTGCCTGTGTCCCCCATTAACCCCTTGGGGTGACCTTGGGGTGCCCGTGTCCCCCCCGTTAACCTCTCAGAGTGGCCTCAGGGTGCCTGTGTCCCCCATTAACCCCTTGGGGTGACCTTGGGGTGCCCGTGTCCCCCCCGTTAACCTCTCAGAGTGGCTTTGGTGTACCCATGTCCCTCATTAACCCCCTGGGGTGCCCTCAGGGTGCCCATGTCGCCTGTTAAATCCTCGAGGTGACCTTGGGTGTCCATGTCCCCCCTGTTAACCTCTCAGAGTGGCCTCGGGGTGcccgtgtcccgtccccccccatTAACCCCTCACTGGCCGGTACCATGGAGAACTGGTCCTCCTCCACCTCGGCCTCGCTGCCCTCCCGTGGCTCCATGGGGACGTTATGGATCCGCACCAGCATCTTGGCGGCCGCGTTGCGCTTCGCCAACTTCTTGGAGGTGCCACTGCCTGCGGGGAGGGGACAAGGGACACCGAGAGGAGCCTGCCACCCtgtcctgtcccctcccagcacacCCGGGGGTGTCCCGGCCCCATACCGATCTCCACGAAGCGCTCCACGCGGCAGGTCATGGTGAACTCCTTACGATGCGCCGGCCCCGACTCCTGCGTCACCGTGTACTCGGGCAGGCGC
Proteins encoded in this region:
- the TARBP2 gene encoding LOW QUALITY PROTEIN: RISC-loading complex subunit TARBP2 (The sequence of the model RefSeq protein was modified relative to this genomic sequence to represent the inferred CDS: inserted 1 base in 1 codon), which encodes MSEEGAGGGARRSGGFPSPVPSLEQMLAANPGKTPISLLQEYGTRIGKTPGYDLLKAEGQAHQPNFTFRVTVGDISCTGQGPSKKAAKHKAAEVALKLLKGGDMLEPTTPEEPSSPFPPEPPVELGPAAAPPAPAVPHPPPRGTPLEMKTPVXPPQSECNPVGALQELVVQKGWRLPEYTVTQESGPAHRKEFTMTCRVERFVEIGSGTSKKLAKRNAAAKMLVRIHNVPMEPREGSEAEVEEDQFSMAGPRLEGLRGRAPGCTWDSLRNSAGEKIVQLRSHPLAPMGAGACALLQELSEEQSFAISYLDIDALSLSGLHQCLVELSTQPATVCHGAAPSRDGARSQAARNALQYLRIMAGGK
- the LOC141915924 gene encoding uncharacterized protein LOC141915924; the encoded protein is MDGQGWGRTDMEEDGWTGMGTDGQTDMEGDGQTGMGTDGQTDMEEDGWTGMGTDGHGGGWMDRDGDGWTDRDGDGRTDGHGGGWTDRDGDRRTWGRMDGQGWGWTDRRTWRRMDGQGWGRMDGQGWGWTDMEGDGWTGMGTDGQTDMEDGQGCTGRDGDRGGGSRGMEGDGQMDRDRHDGDRQMEGDGVSAGEGRVGTAGWTDRWINGLRDLDGDRQTRDVWGQTWDIWGQTDMGHLGTDMGYLGTDRHGIFGDRQTWDIWGQTWDGWGQTQDIWGQTRDVWGQTWDIWGQTDMGYLGTDRHGIFGDRLGMFGDRHGTFWDRHGTFGDRHRMFGDRHETFGDRHKTFGDRLGMFGDTHGTFGDRHRMFGDRHGTFWDRHGTFGDRHRMFGDRHETFGDRHGTFGDRLGMFGDTHGTFGDRHGTFWTDGHKRDPPAPARPPPLVPSGCPQTTRLLPHPGGSPNPWVPPPVPLTSAAGGGPPGCGRGAAGSGAARSGRRRRPRGAAAAPGGRQRPVKRGGKTGRMGGGHGSPGTPPKSKRSLLQPSPPPPAAPRRRGPGLTGARPGSVPGSVAPGQQRAARRVPASSSSSGSRRPAIAPAAARRRRRLL